A portion of the Deinococcus terrestris genome contains these proteins:
- the pheS gene encoding phenylalanine--tRNA ligase subunit alpha: MREEALQAIADAPDLPALQAVKTRYVGKNGLITKELGSLGKLPPEERKARGAEINALRQSIEAALAEREAVLKREALDARLASEAIDVTLPGLPLPAGGLHPINRVFEDLTAIYERMGYAVIEGPEVEDEHHNFEALNVPWYHPARDLQDTFWLEDGRLLRTHTSPMQVRYMVEHEPPLKIVVRGKVYRYEATDATHEAMFHQLEGLVVGDGISMADLKGTIAEMARGLYGPGAKVRFQPSYYPFVEPGADFAVWWENPRGESKWLELGGCGMVHPSVFKAVDDLREAAGKPRVYEGKTGFAFGLGPERIAMLKYGIPDIRYFYANDPRVLGQFRGELG, from the coding sequence ATGAGAGAAGAAGCCCTACAAGCGATTGCCGACGCCCCCGACCTCCCTGCCCTGCAAGCGGTCAAGACCCGCTACGTGGGCAAGAACGGCCTGATCACGAAAGAACTCGGCAGCCTCGGCAAGCTGCCCCCCGAGGAGCGCAAGGCCAGGGGCGCCGAGATCAACGCCCTGCGCCAGTCCATCGAGGCGGCCCTCGCGGAGCGGGAGGCGGTGCTGAAGCGCGAGGCCCTCGACGCCCGCCTCGCCTCCGAAGCCATCGACGTGACTCTGCCCGGCCTCCCCCTTCCGGCGGGCGGGCTGCACCCCATCAACCGCGTCTTCGAGGACCTGACGGCCATCTACGAGCGGATGGGCTACGCCGTGATCGAGGGGCCGGAGGTCGAGGACGAGCACCACAACTTCGAGGCGCTGAACGTGCCGTGGTACCACCCCGCCCGCGACCTTCAGGACACTTTCTGGCTGGAGGACGGCCGCCTGCTGCGGACCCATACCTCCCCCATGCAGGTGCGCTACATGGTCGAGCACGAGCCGCCCCTCAAGATCGTCGTGCGCGGCAAGGTCTACCGCTACGAGGCCACCGACGCCACCCACGAGGCGATGTTTCACCAGCTCGAAGGACTGGTCGTGGGCGACGGCATCTCCATGGCCGACCTCAAGGGCACGATTGCCGAGATGGCGCGGGGCCTGTACGGGCCGGGCGCGAAGGTGCGCTTCCAGCCCTCCTACTACCCCTTCGTGGAGCCGGGCGCCGACTTCGCCGTGTGGTGGGAGAACCCGCGCGGCGAGAGCAAATGGCTGGAACTCGGCGGCTGCGGCATGGTCCATCCCAGCGTCTTCAAGGCGGTAGACGACCTGCGCGAGGCGGCGGGCAAGCCGCGCGTGTACGAGGGCAAGACGGGCTTCGCCTTCGGGCTGGGGCCGGAGCGCATCGCCATGCTGAAGTACGGGATTCCCGATATCCGCTACTTCTACGCCAACGACCCGCGCGTGCTGGGGCAATTCCGGGGGGAACTGGGGTGA
- a CDS encoding NUDIX hydrolase, producing the protein MRARAVGILFNPHGEVLLMRRRKEGRVYATLPGGGIEPGETPAEACAREMLEEVNLVVEPLREVLTLENLGNREHYFLTRLVSGEMRLGDGPEGVRHSDENWYSPEWVALERLEDVNLVPADLRRLLPALLETE; encoded by the coding sequence GTGAGGGCCAGAGCCGTCGGCATCCTGTTCAACCCCCACGGAGAAGTCCTTCTGATGCGCCGCCGGAAGGAAGGCCGCGTCTACGCCACCCTGCCCGGCGGCGGCATCGAACCCGGTGAGACGCCCGCCGAAGCCTGCGCCCGCGAGATGCTGGAGGAAGTCAACCTCGTCGTGGAACCCCTGCGCGAAGTCCTGACGCTGGAGAACCTCGGCAACCGCGAACACTATTTCCTGACCCGCCTCGTGTCCGGCGAGATGCGCCTCGGGGACGGTCCCGAAGGCGTGCGCCACAGCGACGAGAACTGGTATTCGCCCGAATGGGTGGCGCTGGAGCGGCTGGAGGACGTGAACCTCGTGCCCGCCGACCTGCGCCGCCTGCTGCCTGCCCTGCTGGAGACCGAATGA
- a CDS encoding phenylalanine--tRNA ligase subunit beta — MKLPYSWLKELVPALPPVSDLEPLLASLGLPLEGVEEVPAPAEGVVLATVTQAEPLTGTALTRLALDVGPHGAREIASGAPNAVSLPAGTMVALVTPGTRLGDVEYGVRPMQGVESWGMAASAKELGVGESSAGLLLFPAGTAAPGMPLHELWAADSVLDVEVTPNRADVLSALGLARDLAAYLGTELVEPEAGPAASGEGEIRVVLPPRGVTLERDPSGKIRFGCDHFAARTVNGLQNGPAPLWMQRRLTLAGMRSIDLIVDTSNYVMLELGQPTALYDRRDVQGDQIIVSFGLRQGETVRDLLGGEHTVGPEDLLIRDGREVGIPSVAEAFATAGQPKAGQGVLGIAGIMGGDHGHVRADTADVVIESAHFDPVLLRRTSTRLGLKTDAVYRYERGVDPLLAPRAADRVAGLLAACGAGQVHPGATVVGDPELPGPIQATGEQIRALLGMDIPTDEMEALLTRLGCRVTREGDRLTVTPPSWRVDLVLWQDLAEEVARLHGYAELPETLPTLRVHESNLGAGDESAARSDLRRTLAGLGFQEVVTYTFTSDEEAGKARAGRPGVRLRNPLTADRTGMRTALYPSLLRAAGMHPKGERVLLFEIGRVFPASGETERLGLLMRGPLAPATYQPGVAGSFAAFKGLVEAFAAGQGAALDVRQLRGEAVPPALHPGIAGEVVWNGQPVGWLGALHPEVAAEFGLKGDTFVLEVALPLPGRAWGFRDPSRAPAAWRDLAVIAPRGVSYGEVAALLRGEAGELVESVQPFDVYEGEQVGEGNRSVAVRLVFRGERTLTDAEVDPVMDRLMDAVRAQGWSIREK, encoded by the coding sequence ATGAAACTGCCCTACTCCTGGCTCAAGGAACTTGTCCCCGCCCTCCCGCCCGTCTCCGACCTGGAACCCCTCCTCGCCTCGCTGGGCCTGCCGCTGGAGGGGGTGGAGGAGGTGCCTGCCCCGGCCGAGGGGGTCGTGCTCGCCACGGTCACGCAGGCTGAGCCTCTGACCGGCACCGCGCTGACCCGCCTCGCGCTGGACGTGGGGCCGCACGGGGCGCGGGAGATCGCCTCGGGAGCGCCCAACGCGGTCAGCCTTCCCGCCGGAACGATGGTCGCCCTCGTGACCCCCGGCACCCGCCTGGGCGACGTGGAGTACGGCGTGCGCCCGATGCAGGGGGTGGAGTCGTGGGGCATGGCCGCGAGCGCGAAGGAACTCGGCGTTGGGGAGAGCAGCGCCGGACTGCTGCTGTTCCCGGCGGGGACGGCCGCGCCCGGCATGCCCCTGCATGAGCTGTGGGCCGCCGACTCGGTCCTTGACGTGGAGGTCACTCCCAACCGCGCCGACGTGCTCAGCGCCCTGGGCCTCGCCCGCGACCTCGCGGCGTACCTGGGGACCGAGCTGGTGGAGCCGGAGGCTGGCCCCGCCGCCAGCGGGGAGGGCGAGATTCGTGTTGTCCTCCCCCCGCGTGGGGTGACGCTGGAGCGCGACCCCTCTGGCAAGATCCGGTTCGGCTGCGACCACTTCGCGGCGCGGACGGTGAACGGACTGCAGAACGGCCCCGCCCCCCTGTGGATGCAGCGGCGATTGACGCTCGCCGGAATGCGCTCCATTGACCTGATCGTGGACACCAGCAACTACGTGATGCTGGAACTCGGCCAGCCCACCGCCCTCTACGACCGCCGCGACGTGCAGGGTGACCAGATCATCGTCTCCTTCGGGCTGCGGCAGGGCGAGACGGTGCGCGACCTGCTGGGGGGCGAGCACACGGTCGGCCCCGAAGACCTCCTCATCCGTGACGGGCGCGAGGTGGGCATTCCCAGCGTCGCGGAGGCCTTCGCCACGGCGGGCCAGCCCAAAGCGGGCCAGGGCGTGCTGGGCATCGCGGGCATCATGGGCGGCGACCACGGGCACGTGCGGGCAGACACGGCGGACGTGGTGATCGAGTCCGCGCACTTCGACCCCGTGCTGCTGCGCCGCACCAGCACCCGCCTGGGCCTCAAGACCGATGCCGTGTACCGCTACGAGCGCGGGGTAGACCCCCTGCTCGCGCCCCGCGCTGCCGACCGGGTGGCGGGCCTGCTTGCGGCCTGCGGGGCCGGTCAGGTTCACCCCGGCGCGACCGTGGTGGGCGACCCCGAACTCCCCGGCCCCATCCAGGCGACGGGTGAGCAGATTCGCGCCCTGCTGGGCATGGACATCCCGACCGACGAGATGGAGGCCCTCCTGACCCGCCTGGGCTGCCGGGTCACGCGCGAGGGCGACCGCCTGACCGTCACCCCTCCCTCCTGGCGGGTGGACCTGGTGCTGTGGCAGGACCTCGCGGAGGAGGTGGCGCGGCTGCACGGCTACGCGGAGCTGCCCGAGACGCTCCCCACCCTGCGCGTCCACGAGAGCAACCTCGGGGCGGGTGACGAGAGCGCGGCCCGGTCCGATCTGCGCCGCACCCTCGCCGGGCTGGGCTTTCAGGAGGTCGTGACCTACACCTTCACCAGCGACGAGGAGGCCGGAAAAGCCCGCGCGGGGCGCCCCGGCGTGCGGCTGCGGAACCCCCTCACCGCCGACCGCACCGGGATGCGGACGGCCCTCTATCCCAGCTTGCTGCGGGCGGCGGGAATGCACCCGAAGGGGGAGCGCGTCCTCCTCTTTGAAATCGGGCGCGTTTTCCCGGCCTCGGGCGAGACCGAGCGCCTGGGCCTGCTGATGCGTGGGCCGCTCGCCCCGGCGACCTACCAGCCCGGCGTGGCGGGGTCGTTCGCGGCCTTCAAGGGGCTGGTGGAAGCTTTCGCCGCCGGACAGGGCGCGGCGCTGGACGTGCGCCAACTGCGCGGCGAGGCGGTCCCGCCCGCCCTGCACCCCGGCATCGCGGGCGAGGTCGTGTGGAACGGGCAGCCCGTGGGCTGGTTGGGGGCGCTCCACCCCGAGGTCGCCGCCGAGTTCGGCCTGAAGGGCGACACCTTCGTGCTGGAGGTCGCCCTGCCGCTGCCGGGCCGCGCCTGGGGCTTCCGCGATCCCAGCCGCGCCCCCGCCGCGTGGCGCGACCTCGCCGTGATCGCCCCGCGTGGCGTGAGCTACGGCGAGGTGGCCGCCCTGCTGCGCGGGGAGGCGGGAGAGCTGGTGGAAAGCGTGCAGCCCTTTGACGTGTACGAGGGCGAACAGGTGGGCGAAGGCAACCGCAGCGTGGCCGTGCGCCTCGTCTTCCGGGGCGAGCGGACCCTCACCGACGCCGAGGTGGACCCCGTGATGGACCGCTTGATGGACGCGGTGCGGGCACAGGGCTGGAGCATCCGCGAGAAGTAG
- a CDS encoding NADH:flavin oxidoreductase/NADH oxidase family protein, with protein sequence MTAVSDPLTLPCGVTVKNRLLKGAMSEALGTRDHAPRPELPALYARWARGGTGLLLTGNVMVDARALGEPGNVVLEDERHLADFHRWAVQGSRDGAALWMQLNHPGKQAPRGLNAGGTVAPSALPFPGGLARAFATARELTVLEIHGLTARFARSARLAKRAGFGGVQLHAAHGYLFSQFLSPRHNVRTDEYGGSLENRMRFLLETYGAVRAAVGPRFPVGVKLNSSDFVRGGFSEEESLTVVRALGRRGCDLIELSGGTYEKPMMMLGRGERGGFFADFSRRARAVAGVPVCVTGGFRDAATIRQALEEGAADLVGLGRPLVLDPEFSARVLRGEAVGSEVRPLKTGIRPLDHSGYMEIAWYEDVMRRLARGEEVGAEEAPLLALARMTAEMGAGAVFRRRRA encoded by the coding sequence ATGACCGCCGTGTCCGATCCCCTGACCCTGCCCTGCGGCGTGACGGTGAAGAACCGACTGCTCAAGGGCGCCATGAGTGAGGCGCTGGGCACCCGCGACCACGCGCCCCGCCCCGAGTTGCCCGCTCTGTATGCCCGCTGGGCACGGGGCGGCACCGGCCTCCTGCTCACCGGGAACGTGATGGTAGACGCCCGCGCCCTGGGGGAACCCGGCAACGTGGTGCTGGAAGACGAGCGCCATCTGGCCGACTTTCACCGCTGGGCGGTGCAGGGGTCGCGGGACGGGGCCGCGCTGTGGATGCAGCTCAACCACCCCGGCAAGCAGGCCCCGCGCGGCCTGAACGCGGGCGGGACGGTGGCCCCCAGCGCCCTCCCCTTTCCGGGCGGACTGGCCCGCGCCTTCGCCACGGCGCGTGAGCTGACCGTCCTCGAGATTCACGGGCTGACGGCCCGCTTTGCCCGGTCCGCGCGGCTGGCAAAGCGGGCGGGCTTCGGCGGCGTGCAACTTCACGCGGCGCACGGCTACCTGTTCTCGCAGTTCCTGTCGCCCCGGCACAATGTCCGCACCGACGAGTACGGTGGGAGCCTGGAGAACCGCATGCGCTTCCTGCTGGAGACCTACGGCGCGGTGCGGGCGGCGGTGGGGCCGCGCTTTCCGGTGGGCGTGAAGCTCAATTCCTCGGACTTCGTGCGGGGCGGCTTTTCGGAGGAGGAGAGCCTGACGGTGGTGCGGGCGCTGGGGCGGCGCGGCTGCGACCTGATCGAGCTGTCGGGCGGCACCTACGAGAAGCCGATGATGATGCTGGGCCGGGGCGAGCGCGGCGGCTTCTTCGCCGACTTCTCGCGCCGGGCGCGGGCGGTGGCGGGGGTGCCCGTCTGCGTGACCGGGGGCTTCCGCGACGCCGCCACCATCCGGCAGGCGCTGGAAGAGGGGGCCGCCGACCTGGTGGGCCTCGGCCGCCCGCTGGTGCTGGACCCCGAGTTCAGCGCACGGGTGTTGCGTGGGGAGGCCGTGGGCAGCGAGGTCCGGCCCCTGAAGACGGGTATCCGCCCTCTGGACCACAGCGGATATATGGAAATCGCCTGGTACGAGGACGTGATGCGGCGACTGGCGCGGGGGGAGGAGGTCGGGGCGGAGGAAGCCCCGTTGCTCGCCCTGGCCCGCATGACGGCGGAGATGGGGGCGGGGGCAGTGTTCAGGCGCAGGCGGGCGTAG
- a CDS encoding NUDIX domain-containing protein, with amino-acid sequence MSYLSELRSVWGSSPLISVGVSVLIQDEAGRILLQRRGDDGLWGVVGGGLEPGESFVDAAHRELREETGLTCPDLAPLPLEEALVSGPEFYHRYPNGHEIYLVGMRTHGTLPAAALAHAAPDDSGETLELRWFALDDLPPLSSNINRANMNVLRLRAGLPALPLFHFPEAPPHDDHLARLRAAVGPRPLFAPGASVLVEDGRGRLLLLRHARTGQWVLPGGKLHPGESFEACARRELAEETGGHAGQLTPVQLLQGPEFRYKDTSGPWDSVGVLYRAEGVTGEITLPEGEITGARWWAADEVAGADLLGLYTRRAVEAWREGQTTPASHASLRP; translated from the coding sequence ATGTCATACCTGTCTGAGCTGCGCTCGGTGTGGGGAAGTTCGCCGCTGATCTCAGTCGGCGTGAGCGTGCTGATTCAGGACGAGGCCGGGCGCATCCTGCTGCAACGCCGGGGAGATGACGGGTTGTGGGGGGTGGTCGGCGGTGGGCTGGAACCCGGCGAGAGCTTTGTGGACGCCGCGCACCGCGAATTGCGGGAAGAAACCGGACTCACCTGCCCGGACCTCGCCCCGCTGCCGCTGGAGGAGGCGCTGGTCAGCGGCCCGGAGTTCTACCACCGCTACCCCAACGGCCACGAGATTTATCTGGTCGGCATGCGGACGCACGGCACCCTGCCTGCGGCGGCCCTCGCGCACGCCGCACCGGACGACAGCGGCGAGACGCTGGAGCTGCGCTGGTTCGCGCTGGATGATCTCCCGCCGCTGAGCAGCAATATCAACCGCGCCAATATGAATGTCCTGCGTCTTCGGGCGGGGCTGCCTGCGCTGCCCCTCTTCCACTTCCCGGAGGCGCCGCCCCACGACGACCATCTGGCGAGGCTGCGGGCCGCCGTCGGTCCCCGTCCCCTCTTCGCCCCTGGCGCGAGCGTGCTGGTCGAGGACGGGCGGGGGCGGCTGCTTCTGCTGCGGCACGCCCGCACGGGGCAGTGGGTCTTACCCGGCGGCAAGCTCCACCCCGGCGAGAGCTTTGAGGCATGCGCCCGGCGGGAACTGGCCGAGGAAACCGGGGGGCACGCCGGACAACTGACCCCTGTGCAGCTCCTGCAAGGGCCGGAGTTCCGCTATAAGGACACCTCCGGCCCCTGGGACAGCGTGGGCGTGCTGTACCGGGCGGAGGGCGTCACGGGAGAGATCACCCTGCCGGAAGGCGAGATCACCGGGGCGCGGTGGTGGGCCGCTGACGAGGTGGCGGGGGCCGATCTGCTGGGCCTCTATACCCGGCGGGCGGTGGAGGCGTGGCGGGAGGGTCAGACCACCCCAGCCTCCCACGCTAGCCTCCGCCCATGA
- a CDS encoding TM2 domain-containing protein, translating to MTRDDRDPAPGPDDPQGQPQQAPRREVPSWVDEVLSAPPEPSPASSGPAPQVTVASVDPAPTPLSGPDDLRIPERSPEPPRPQPQPLTPPAPDPARPTLLDSADDWIARATGGTARTPSTPSMPPLSSGPVTHAPASRPTDPWAMESSPTQPASGPIPGDIATRRLIAGLLGIVLGAFGVHKLYLGITTPGLIMLGVNVGVWIVALLLGLITLGFGLVVTVPLAGLVSGAVGLLGLVEGILYLTKSDEDFYREYVVGKKPWL from the coding sequence ATGACCCGAGACGACCGCGATCCCGCTCCCGGCCCGGACGACCCGCAGGGCCAGCCCCAGCAAGCCCCGCGCCGGGAGGTGCCCTCCTGGGTGGACGAGGTGCTGAGCGCCCCACCGGAGCCGTCACCGGCCTCATCTGGCCCGGCTCCGCAGGTCACGGTGGCGAGCGTGGACCCGGCCCCCACCCCACTCTCCGGCCCCGATGACCTCCGCATCCCGGAGCGCAGTCCCGAGCCGCCGCGTCCACAACCCCAGCCCCTGACGCCCCCGGCCCCTGACCCGGCGCGGCCCACCCTGCTGGACTCCGCCGACGACTGGATCGCGCGGGCGACGGGGGGCACGGCCCGCACGCCGTCCACGCCGAGCATGCCGCCTCTCTCCAGTGGGCCCGTCACGCACGCGCCCGCCTCCCGCCCGACAGACCCCTGGGCGATGGAGTCGTCCCCCACGCAGCCTGCCTCCGGCCCGATTCCCGGCGACATCGCCACCCGGCGGCTGATTGCCGGACTGCTGGGCATCGTGCTGGGCGCCTTTGGTGTCCACAAGCTGTATCTGGGCATCACGACGCCGGGGCTGATCATGCTGGGCGTGAATGTCGGCGTGTGGATCGTGGCGCTGCTGCTGGGGCTGATCACCCTGGGCTTCGGCCTGGTCGTGACCGTTCCCCTCGCCGGGTTGGTGAGCGGGGCAGTGGGATTGCTGGGGCTGGTGGAAGGCATCCTCTACCTCACGAAGTCGGACGAGGACTTTTACCGCGAGTACGTGGTGGGCAAGAAACCCTGGCTGTGA
- a CDS encoding cysteine hydrolase family protein — protein sequence MTLQHQAAQQADLLQRWMEERPDLTLTVPPERVAVVCVDLIEGFTRQGPLASPRVTAIIPRVTGLIRSLLDAGVPAGNVVLVQDSHPENAREFAAYPSHCVAGTPEAEAVAEMQALPEFGQFRHFRKNSIASHTSPEFGAWLEERGADFDAVIAVGDVTDLCLYTLALHLVTDGMARQLDRTVVVPEPCTQTWDAPGHPGDLYHALFLHQLERNGVRVISGVRLG from the coding sequence ATGACCCTTCAGCACCAGGCGGCGCAACAGGCAGACCTCCTCCAACGCTGGATGGAGGAGCGGCCCGACCTCACCCTCACCGTCCCGCCCGAGCGGGTCGCGGTCGTGTGCGTGGACCTGATCGAGGGCTTCACCCGCCAGGGACCACTCGCCAGCCCGCGTGTGACAGCGATCATTCCGCGCGTGACCGGGCTGATCCGCTCTCTGCTGGACGCTGGGGTCCCGGCCGGAAACGTCGTGCTGGTGCAGGACTCACACCCGGAAAATGCCCGCGAGTTCGCCGCCTACCCGTCCCACTGCGTCGCGGGCACCCCCGAGGCCGAGGCGGTGGCCGAGATGCAGGCCCTCCCCGAGTTCGGCCAGTTCCGGCACTTTCGCAAGAACAGCATCGCCAGCCACACCAGCCCCGAGTTCGGCGCCTGGCTGGAGGAGCGCGGCGCTGATTTCGACGCGGTGATCGCCGTGGGCGACGTGACCGACCTGTGCCTGTACACGCTCGCCCTGCACCTCGTGACCGATGGGATGGCGCGGCAACTGGACCGCACGGTCGTCGTGCCCGAGCCCTGCACCCAGACCTGGGACGCGCCCGGACACCCCGGTGACCTCTACCACGCCCTGTTCCTGCACCAACTGGAGCGCAACGGGGTGCGGGTGATCAGTGGGGTGCGGCTGGGCTGA
- a CDS encoding adenylyltransferase/cytidyltransferase family protein — MTAPSPAHRFGVYIGRFQPPHTAHLRVMEEALDKVGRLIVVIGSAHAPRTLKNPWTAGEREELIGAMLREAGVDLARVRFAAVPDHPYDEDRWLTAVRTGVAAHTGGEGGVALIGHLKDDSSYYLRSFPDWPFLPTAVISPLSATDVRRAYFAGELEGVAGMVPPAVHTWLEVFRRTPEFAELEADAAWLRSAQAEAGTWPPLRVEALAVVRDPAGRVLLTRRDERPGRGLLSLPGAGVLPSEPLAAAARRAAAGALGVTPDDPALALSPTPATVYDAPGRSTRGRVIAHVFAFEWTGPTGAEEWTLPQDALSHPEAFFEDTHALLEQSLSPAAPH, encoded by the coding sequence ATGACCGCCCCATCTCCCGCCCACCGCTTCGGCGTCTATATCGGCCGCTTTCAGCCCCCCCACACCGCCCACCTGCGGGTGATGGAAGAGGCGCTAGACAAGGTGGGCAGGCTGATCGTGGTGATTGGCAGCGCCCACGCGCCGCGCACCCTCAAAAACCCCTGGACGGCCGGGGAGCGGGAAGAGCTGATCGGCGCGATGCTGCGGGAGGCGGGCGTGGACCTGGCGCGGGTGCGCTTCGCCGCCGTGCCCGACCATCCCTATGACGAGGACCGCTGGCTGACGGCGGTGCGGACCGGGGTCGCGGCCCACACGGGAGGGGAGGGCGGCGTGGCCCTGATCGGCCACCTCAAGGACGACAGCAGCTATTACCTGCGCTCCTTTCCGGATTGGCCCTTTCTGCCCACCGCCGTCATCAGCCCACTGAGCGCGACCGACGTGCGCCGCGCCTACTTCGCGGGTGAGCTGGAGGGGGTCGCCGGGATGGTCCCCCCCGCCGTCCACACCTGGCTGGAGGTGTTCCGGCGGACTCCCGAGTTCGCGGAGCTGGAGGCGGATGCCGCGTGGCTGCGCTCAGCCCAGGCGGAAGCCGGGACGTGGCCGCCCCTGCGGGTGGAAGCGCTCGCGGTCGTGCGGGACCCGGCGGGGCGCGTCCTGCTCACGCGGCGGGACGAGCGGCCCGGACGCGGCCTGCTGAGCCTGCCGGGGGCCGGGGTCCTGCCGAGTGAACCTCTCGCGGCGGCGGCGCGGCGGGCCGCAGCGGGGGCGCTGGGCGTGACGCCAGACGACCCCGCGCTGGCCCTCTCCCCCACCCCGGCCACGGTGTACGACGCGCCGGGCCGCAGCACACGGGGCCGGGTGATCGCGCATGTCTTCGCTTTCGAGTGGACGGGGCCGACCGGGGCCGAGGAGTGGACCCTGCCACAAGACGCGCTCTCCCACCCCGAGGCCTTCTTCGAGGACACCCACGCCCTCCTTGAGCAGAGCCTCAGCCCAGCCGCACCCCACTGA
- a CDS encoding PP2C family protein-serine/threonine phosphatase: MRADAPPPLRSGLLTDVGRQRRVNQDAALALDLPRGGLYAVADGMGGHAAGELAANLALDSLSQHYLEGRGAAPERLAGAVQAANLAVLRHAVGEYAGMGTTLLALLVDRGAALIAHVGDSRAYLLRDGELHRLTEDHSWVAEQVRLGHLSEEEARHHQWRSVVSNALGGEERVRLELFGLPLHAGDRLLLCSDGLSGVVAEPALLELLLPAQPPERVARTLIDAANDGGGPDNITAVVVDVLRTGGLPRYPLPERQEGGPLYVDALLSAQRGSSPLTYLLLILVYFTLLGVLLIPEQRPVIALLGALLLGGVAYAQRRARVRPSRRPALSAASLRARVHSRPESGEPAG, translated from the coding sequence ATGCGCGCCGACGCGCCCCCTCCCCTGCGCTCCGGTCTGCTGACGGACGTGGGGCGCCAGCGCCGCGTGAACCAGGACGCCGCGCTGGCGCTCGACCTGCCGCGTGGCGGGCTGTATGCGGTCGCGGACGGCATGGGCGGACACGCGGCGGGGGAACTCGCGGCCAACCTCGCGCTCGACAGCCTCAGCCAGCATTACCTGGAGGGCCGGGGGGCCGCGCCCGAGCGGCTCGCGGGGGCGGTGCAGGCGGCCAACCTCGCGGTGTTGCGGCACGCCGTGGGCGAGTACGCGGGCATGGGGACCACCCTGCTCGCCCTTCTCGTGGACCGGGGCGCGGCGCTGATCGCCCACGTGGGCGACTCGCGGGCTTACCTGCTGCGGGACGGCGAACTGCACCGCCTCACCGAGGACCATTCCTGGGTAGCCGAACAGGTGCGGCTGGGGCACCTCTCGGAAGAAGAGGCCCGGCACCACCAGTGGCGCAGCGTGGTGAGCAACGCGCTGGGCGGCGAGGAACGGGTGCGGCTGGAGCTGTTCGGACTGCCCCTCCACGCCGGGGACCGCCTGCTGCTGTGCAGTGACGGCCTCAGCGGGGTGGTGGCCGAACCCGCGCTGCTGGAGCTGCTGCTGCCCGCCCAGCCCCCCGAGCGGGTGGCCCGCACCCTGATTGATGCGGCCAACGATGGGGGCGGTCCCGACAACATCACGGCGGTAGTGGTGGACGTCCTGCGGACGGGCGGCCTGCCCCGCTATCCCCTCCCCGAGCGTCAGGAGGGCGGTCCCCTCTACGTGGACGCCCTGCTGAGTGCCCAGCGCGGCAGCAGTCCGCTGACCTATCTGCTGCTGATCCTGGTGTATTTCACCCTGCTCGGCGTGCTCCTGATTCCCGAGCAGCGCCCGGTCATCGCGCTGCTCGGCGCCCTGCTGCTGGGGGGGGTGGCCTACGCCCAGCGCCGCGCCCGCGTGCGGCCCTCGCGGCGTCCGGCGCTCTCGGCCGCGTCGCTGCGTGCCCGCGTTCACTCCCGGCCCGAGTCGGGGGAACCGGCAGGCTGA
- a CDS encoding RidA family protein, whose translation MKDIVETAAAPAAIGPYSQATTFGNLVITSGQIPLTPDGTLVEGGIEAQTRQVLDNLVAVLAAAGTDLGRVVKTTVFLADMNEFAAMNAVYAEYFQTPYPARSTVQVARLPRDVRVEIEVIAERH comes from the coding sequence ATGAAAGACATCGTGGAGACGGCCGCCGCCCCCGCCGCCATCGGCCCCTACAGCCAGGCGACCACCTTCGGCAACCTCGTGATCACCAGCGGGCAGATTCCGCTGACCCCGGACGGCACGCTCGTCGAGGGCGGGATCGAGGCCCAGACCCGGCAGGTGCTCGACAACCTCGTGGCCGTGCTCGCGGCCGCCGGAACCGATCTCGGGCGGGTGGTCAAGACGACCGTGTTCCTGGCCGACATGAACGAGTTCGCGGCCATGAACGCCGTGTACGCCGAGTATTTCCAGACGCCCTACCCTGCCCGCAGCACCGTGCAGGTCGCCCGCTTGCCCCGCGACGTGCGGGTGGAGATCGAGGTGATCGCCGAGCGGCACTGA